A DNA window from Impatiens glandulifera chromosome 7, dImpGla2.1, whole genome shotgun sequence contains the following coding sequences:
- the LOC124945487 gene encoding probable prolyl 4-hydroxylase 9: MRNIDPHMKYSRGKRLLFFKSKLGLPTIFLLCSLFFVAGLFGSTLLYRPNTPAVESEPKWQESVSDPRLVETVESSERRVVEAVEEEENDVSMSHGTSGEDKISPIAFQILSWEPRTVYFPNFASAEQCQSIIQIAQPKLKPSSLALRKGETAESTKGVRTSSGTFISSDEDETGTLEAVERKIARATMVPANHGEAFNILRYEIGQRYVSHYDAFNPSEYGPQKSQRLASFLLYLSDVEEGGETMFPFENGSNMDGNYDYEKCIGLKVKPRKGDGLLFYSLFPNGTIDRRSLHGSCAVVKGEKWVATKWIRNEEQFD; the protein is encoded by the exons ATGCGTAACATTGATCCACACATGAAATACTCAAGAGGCAAGAGACTTCTTTTCTTCAAATCCAAACTAGGGTTACCTACCATCTTCCTCCTATGCTCCCTCTTCTTTGTCGCTGGCCTCTTCGGATCCACTCTCCTCTACCGACCg aATACGCCGGCAGTTGAATCGGAACCCAAATGGCAAGAATCCGTTTCGGATCCTAGATTAGTTGAAACGGTCGAATCATCAGAGCGGAGGGTGGTGGAAGCTGTCGAGGAAGAGGAAAATGATGTTTCAATGTCTCATGGAACGTCTGGGGAGGACAAAATTTCCCCGATCGCCTTTCAG ATTTTGAGCTGGGAACCTCGAACTGTCTACTTTCCTAATTTTGCATCAGCAGAACAATGCCAAAGTATAATCCAAATTGCACAACCAAAGTTAAAGCCATCATCTTTAGCATTAAGGAAAGGAGAAACTGCTGAGAGTACCAAAGGAGTAAGAACAAG TTCAGGAACATTTATCAGTTCAGATGAGGATGAAACTGGAACATTGGAGGCAGTTGAGAGAAAAATTGCAAGGGCTACAATGGTTCCAGCAAACCATGGAgag GCATTCAATATTTTACGTTACGAAATTGGACAAAGATATGTTTCTCACTATGATGCCTTCAACCCGAGTGAATATGGCCCACAGAAGAGCCAAAGG TTAGCTTcctttttgttatatttatctGATGTGGAAGAAGGTGGGGAAACTATGTTCCCATTTGAG AATGGATCGAACATGGATGGGAACTATGATTATGAAAAATGCATTGGTTTGAAGGTGAAGCCAAGGAAAGGAGACGGCCTTCTCTTCTATTCGCTATTTCCAAATGGCACAATCGATAGG AGATCTCTCCATGGAAGTTGTGCTGTTGTTAAAGGGGAGAAATGGGTAGCTACTAAGTGGAtcagaaatgaagaacaatttgattga
- the LOC124910589 gene encoding zinc finger protein ZAT10-like — MAAMEALKSPIHIQESAVAVADSHSMELLTKKKRSKRTRSETPFMSEEEYTAFTLIMLSRDNRVPFTPPVLTVGSAAGNLRSGIVSYKCSVCDKSFSSYQALGGHKASHRKPAPIPDLKTEQQQPSIPVTDSVGNYVNPLNPSGRPHECSVCHKVFTTGQALGGHKRRHYEGVINNSSGSAAKSGLTTSSSSDGLKSSRIVRHNFDLNLPALPDIGLELTLVSNGKRIIGGGVGGGVGVGGGDQEVESPLPSSKKLRLSLI, encoded by the coding sequence ATGGCCGCCATGGAAGCTCTCAAATCGCCGATTCACATACAAGAATCCGCGGTCGCCGTCGCTGATTCACATTCAATGGAGCTATTGACGAAGAAGAAGCGATCAAAGCGTACACGAAGCGAAACGCCTTTCATGTCCGAAGAAGAGTATACTGCTTTCACTCTCATCATGCTCTCTCGCGATAATCGCGTTCCTTTTACTCCTCCTGTTTTAACCGTCGGATCTGCGGCCGGAAACCTAAGATCGGGTATTGTCTCTTACAAGTGTAGCGTATGCGATAAATCATTCAGTTCTTATCAAGCCCTAGGTGGACATAAAGCGAGTCATAGGAAACCAGCTCCAATTCCAGATCTGAAAACAGAACAACAACAACCTTCGATTCCAGTAACTGATTCCGTTGGTAATTACGTTAATCCGTTGAATCCTAGCGGCCGGCCACATGAATGTTCTGTTTGTCATAAAGTGTTTACTACAGGTCAAGCGTTAGGCGGCCATAAGCGTAGACATTACGAAGGCGTAATTAATAATAGTAGTGGTAGTGCGGCGAAGAGCGGTTTAACGACGTCGTCGTCTTCTGATGGTTTGAAATCGAGTCGAATCGTACGgcataattttgatttgaatttgcCTGCTTTGCCGGATATTGGGTTGGAGCTTACTCTGGTTTCTAATGGAAAAAGAATAATCGGCGGCGGCGTTGGCGGTGGCGTTGGCGTTGGCGGCGGCGATCAAGAAGTTGAAAGTCCTTTGCCTTCTTCTAAGAAACTGCGTTTATCGTTGATCTGA